Proteins from a genomic interval of Oncorhynchus clarkii lewisi isolate Uvic-CL-2024 chromosome 13, UVic_Ocla_1.0, whole genome shotgun sequence:
- the LOC139364699 gene encoding apoptosis regulator BAX-like isoform X2 produces MLNDTALQPSHDVFMRVAREIFSDGKFNWGRVVALFYFACRLVIKALLTKVPDIIRTIISWATDYLRDHVINWIRDQGGWEGIRSYFGTPTWQTVGVFLAGVLTTVLVIRKM; encoded by the exons ATGTTAAATGATACTGCACTCCAGCCCAGCCATGATGTTTTTATGAGAGTGGCCCGTGAGATCTTCTCTGATGGAAAGTTCAACTGGGGCAGGGTGGTGGCACTTTTCTACTTTGCCTGTCGGCTGGTCATCAAG GCTCTGTTGACCAAGGTCCCCGACATCATCAGAACCATTATCAGCTGGGCTACAGACTACCTGCGAGATCATGTGATCAACTGGATTAGGGATCAGGGTGGCTGG GAGGGAATTCGTTCCTACTTTGGCACTCCCACCTGGCAGACCGTGGGGGTGTTCCTCGCTGGAGTTCTTACTACTGTGCTGGTCATCCGCAAGATGTGA
- the LOC139364699 gene encoding apoptosis regulator BAX-like isoform X1: protein MAALSGGGDSGNGTDQVLELGRTLLTDFIYERVLRHADSSTQLSVSRTQLGGSELCDPNHKKLALCLQQIGDELDGNTQLQSMLNDTALQPSHDVFMRVAREIFSDGKFNWGRVVALFYFACRLVIKALLTKVPDIIRTIISWATDYLRDHVINWIRDQGGWEGIRSYFGTPTWQTVGVFLAGVLTTVLVIRKM, encoded by the exons ATGGCAGCGCTGTCGGGAGGAGGCGACTCAG GTAATGGAACTGATCAGGTACTAGAACTGGGAAGAACATTACTGACAGA TTTCATCTACGAGCGGGTTCTTCGCCATGCTGACAGCAGTACTCAGTTGTCAGTGTCACGGACCCAGTTGGGCGGGAGTGAGCTGTGTGACCCCAACCACAAGAAACTGGCCCTGTGCCTTCAGCAGATTGGAGATGAGCTGGATGGCAATACACAACTCCAAAG TATGTTAAATGATACTGCACTCCAGCCCAGCCATGATGTTTTTATGAGAGTGGCCCGTGAGATCTTCTCTGATGGAAAGTTCAACTGGGGCAGGGTGGTGGCACTTTTCTACTTTGCCTGTCGGCTGGTCATCAAG GCTCTGTTGACCAAGGTCCCCGACATCATCAGAACCATTATCAGCTGGGCTACAGACTACCTGCGAGATCATGTGATCAACTGGATTAGGGATCAGGGTGGCTGG GAGGGAATTCGTTCCTACTTTGGCACTCCCACCTGGCAGACCGTGGGGGTGTTCCTCGCTGGAGTTCTTACTACTGTGCTGGTCATCCGCAAGATGTGA